The Anguilla rostrata isolate EN2019 chromosome 1, ASM1855537v3, whole genome shotgun sequence nucleotide sequence GGCCATTTTGTTCCTGcggcgtgtgtgtctgcaccgACGCTGTAATGGTCTCCAGCTGTGGTGTGGGGGCTAAGCTCAGGCATTTGGCTCAAGCTCAAGTCCTCCTCCCCAGTCTAATGACCAGACCcaccctccgtccctcccttcTGCtgtcctctccctgctctcACACAATCTACCATGGTGCTCCAGCGCAAATCCACCAAGCTCCACTGTGTGCGGGCCGCTGTGGCCCAAACTGACCACCGCCCAGGCCTACAGTACCATTACTCTCCGAACCTGTGGCTCTGCTGAACTCAAAACCAGCTTTTCTATGTACTGTACCGACCAGATATCATACTGAATATTCTCCATATCAGAGGTTATATCTGCTGTGTTCTAAGCTTACTGATTGGCTGGCTTGTTCGTGAAGGGGTGTGGTTGAAGACAGACTATACGGGGGGTCCCCAGGTGGCTCCTCTGGGTAAATCGTTCCAGGAAAGTACAGCATCATACAGCCTTGACTGAATCCCAAcactgcctgtgccagctgtgcCTGGGAATTCCATGGGGCGGCACCCAGTTGCCCATGATGTCactcagagagggagggtttcagtggGTAGGATGCTCCAGTAAATCAGGTGCCTGCAGCCGCCCTGAGTAAGGTGCATCAGCTCATGTAGTTCTTTGGTAGGGTAGCTGCTGCTGAACTGGCAAATTGcagaaaggaaataaattatCAACTGACTGCTTAACTGCACAGTAAATTGTCCAGTGTttattcaactctaacagagtacatgtgaGTCCAACAGACCATATCCTGTAAGGGTTGATTTAACACATTTACTGTGTGCACACtcttatgcacacacatcatAGGATATTGCAGGGATATGACAGGCCTACaagctacatttacattttagccatttagacgatgctcttttccagagcaacttatacagtttacattgtttttttttttatcttagtAGTgcctggatatttactgaggcaattgaggttaagtaccttgctcacaCTGGCCCCaccgattcccaggtggggaaTTGAAAATGCTACCTTGAAGTAgcaggcccagttccctaaccattacccTACACCACATCCCTGTGTGGTACAGGTTTACAAATGGGATTGAAATATAACCGCATTTCACGAGCCATTGCAAGCGTGGTGGTGCGGTAGCCCCTTATAGCTCCTGTTACAGACTGGAGTCTCAAAGTTAAGAAAGAGCAAAGGACAGGCTGAATGCCAGAGCGGAATATCTCAGTTTATGCAACATCTGTTCAATTACATCCCTGGACTAcaattcaggtactcagctgtaCTCAAAAACTAGAACAACATGGCACCCTGATCTATGTATATCTGTTCTATAAATCCTCCACTTCAAGTGCAATCGTGCATATTTCTTCAGTTGGGTTGAGACAACTGTACATGTTCTTGTACTAGCTGTTTTGGAAACttcaaaatgaaagtaaatggaTGCATCAGCAGTTCTTCTTTTTTAGAACTCTAAATGGAGAGGGGATGGCTGTCTGTTAATAAAGTTTTTGCCCTTTCAGCTGAATTCACGCACCACAGATTAACCGAGTAGATTCATTCTTATGCATGAGTGCCTGAACTGTCCACAACATTAAACAAATTtagaaacctttttttaatttaaacatttttagcTTAATTTTTTCATCCTCATGtcttcctgtgtgagtgtgtgtgtgtgccagacaGATCCCTACTGTccgtagtatgtgtgtgtgggggcgtgtgtgtgcgtgtgcgtctgcatgtgcatgcacgtgtgtttgtgttgcatgtGTAGTAATACTGTCTCTTCCCTAATTCAGACGGAGCGTGCGGAGTGGCTGCAGTTCCAGTCGGACCtgcaggtggcagtgtcagtGGCGGACCGGCTGCACCTGGAGgcccaggaggagctggagaagctgcGGGGGGaccaggaggagaaggagagacagctGGCCACCGCGCGGGAGAGGCAGCTGGAGGCCGAACGGGAGCTGGAGACCGCGAGGGCGGAGCTTGAGGAGAGCCGCCGGAAAGTCGCCGCCCTCACGGTCGAACTCGGCGAGCCGCGGGGCGGGACGCAGGCACGGACGGGCCAGGTGGCGGGGGGAGGGTCTGCGATGGTGACGGACAGGAGCGAGAGGAAACAAGGGAGTGGCGGCGGGACAGAGAGCGGTTTGAGGGAGGGGCCTGTTGCTGAGCAACCGCAggtggatggggagggggtgtcggAGGCCAGCCTTCAGAGCACAGCTCCTGAGGAAAagaacagaggggaggggaggaactCGCCCTCTGCAATGAGAGCCGTGGAGCAGTCCAGGTGAGTGATGTCACTGGTCTGGACACATCTGCTAaccacaaatgcagttttaccGTCTGGGATTTGAAATCAGTCACTTTCGCATCACCATATCTGATTCACATGCATATAATTCTTGTATCTTTTATTACTCATCATTccttgtacatactgtacagcagtAACAGTCATGCAgaggcaataaataaatacatgaaagaCTTAAACATATAAGCCATTAATCTGCATTTACTGAAGTCAACATCAAAGTGCACAGAAGTATGACCAGCTATTCAGTGTTGATCAACTGACCCTGTGTAACTTAGCCGTCAATTTGCGGAAAACTGAATAGCAAGGACATTGGGAAAAGAACGCGAAAGATTGCTGCAGTTCCCTGTTATttagcagttgtttttttttctttttcttttttatgtgcaTGAGAACTGAGAGCCGGTCAAGTGTTATTTTACAAAGGTGGACTTTATGTCCTCAATTAACTTGTAAAACACGCTTCCAGTATGTCTGATTCATAGCCGCTGTGTTCCAAAGTTCAGGGGCATAAAAAGGGGGAATTGGCTCTCCAATTTCAGTTTCGCTTGTCGAACACTGATCAAGCTTGCATTGTTTGAATTGAGATTCATTTGGGGCTTGTAGTCAGTTAGCATGTCGATTGGTGTTATGTTAGCATGTCATAACGTGTATTCAGTTATGTATATGCACGCTGTGCCATTGTTTTCAATTCAACACCGATGAGGACCTTAAAATCAATGGTGAAGCTCACAGGAAAccagtgcagagagagaacgGGGGCGAcgatgtgtgctgtgtttctgttgtcaTTGTTCCAGCTGCTGAATTTTGTGAAGGTTTCTGTGCAGCTGTGCAGCAGTTTACCACCATTTCTAACAGATTGCCTccttgttattattatacaggAGCCTCTCCAGACTTCCACTGCCCTCTTCTTCTACCTCCACCATGAATGGTATCTCCCAGGCTACTACTACAACATCACAAGGTTCACTCAGCAAGGTATGGACACTGCTGATTTGAATCCCACTGGTTCCGCAACCTCATCTTTAAAAATGACTACAAAACTAGTCAAACTGTGTAGCAAAAATATAGTAAGGTAACTGGAACTGAAGGGTGTGGGCTTGAAAGCTATGTAGTCAATTAAAGCACTCACCAAAAGCATAGGCTTAGACTTGTAGTCACAGGTTCGAGCATGGGCTATGCCAGTAGCCTACTATAACCATAACACTGTGACTATGTGCCGTGAGACCTCGTTCAAAGCAAGGGGGAACAGCTGGTCCCACCAGGTGTTTCTCAGGTTACTGCTGTATTAGATCCTCTCAAACTAGACATCAGGTGCCCACCTACCAGCCTTAATCAGTGAGTGATAGGCCTTTCGTCCAATCAGTGCTGCCAGCTCTCACTACTAGTACTGTGTAGTCAGTGAAGTGATACCTGAAGTGTATCTGAAGTTCTCCTTGCACAGGTGTGGGATAGCAGCAGCAAATCCAGAGGCACAATTAGCAATTAGCAAAATTGGAAAGAAAAATTGAAACAGAATAATTATGGTCACTCATAATTATTCTTTCTTCgtcagaaaaaaggaaaggttTGTGAGGTTGTACGGCTGAAAAGATACATCGATTAGAATTGGTGTTCATGTTTGACCAAGTTTTAGGATGAGTGGCCTCAACCTCATAGATTGAGACTGAGATTAAAGAGTTTTATTATATCCTTTTTAAGATGCCCAGTATTTTGGGGGTGATTGATTGGTACTACAACCCTGGCTTTCACTGTTTGGTATTGAGTCCTGGCCTTAGCATCACCCAAGGCAGTAGGGTTTCAAGCCACTGGGAATGTTGTCATCTCATCACGCACAAGCAGTTCCTCTGGTCAACTCCAttctgcctgtcagtcagcaataaccacatttgaaaatgaaaattagctTGTAACCACAATCGTGTAAATCAGCCACGATTACTTCAAAGGTTGTCGTCCTAGCTTTTTTGCTGGACGACTGCCACGGAGGGTCAACGGGAGTTTATTTTCCCAGTTACTCCGACTTCAACTGCCGTCTGGGAGCCTCACACTCTCCTGAGAAGAATTTGACTCAAAGGCGTAGATGTCTGGCGTGTGTATCTCCAGATACATGAGAATGCCGTATATTTTTCAGTTCTTCAAACCTATGCAAATATTTTGCTGCATTGCAGTTTGACTTGGTATGTGAGAAAAAATGTCCagtattgaaaaatatttggtgATTGCAAAGTTCTCAGCGGCCATGGAATGTGAAAGCCTTTTCACGAAGTGCAGTCTTTTGGAGTGGATCGCTTTGAACTGGAAAGATAAAAAGAAGCcgacattttgtttgtattttttcaccCACTGAACTGTGTGCAAAGACCATTAAGGAGGACCTGTAATGCAGCTGGCCATTCATTGCTCTGCACAGTACTTCAGTTATATTCAATGTATTTCTGCAGGCAAATATAAAATGAGGTTAAACAGCTCTTGCCTCAGAtgtctgtgtacagtacattcatttCACATATGTTTCTGGAGTGTCCCTGTGTTTGATGGATTGTGTAACCgaaagtggattttttttttaatagaccAGTTGTTGCTAAACTGTGGTCTGGGGATCGTGGGTGGTTCATGTAGTAGTTAGTGTGCCTGCAGCAAAATGGAACTTTTATCCtctttcaaatatatttttattgttttgtttatatctTGATTTTAACATCTCCCTGCTTGCAGAGCTGGAACCCAACCAGGGGGAAGAGAGCAGACCCAGCCTTGGAAGGACAAGAGACTGGAtccactggtgtgtgtgtgtgtgtgtgtgcatgtgtgtgtgtgtgtgtgcgcttgtgcatgcgcatgtgtgtgaaatcTTGAActgtttttgggggttttttccATAGTGGTTAATGTAATTGTATTGGCTTTTTATACAGTAGGTTATTAATATAGGACATTAAATAGAAATGTAGaacaattttttaatataattttttatattttagtattttcatattttattctgttcGACCTCTAGTCTCGCTTGATGGACTGTTTAATAGCACTGACATGCTGTGGTGCAGTAATGACTTCTCTTTGATTGTTTgtgtaaaacagaaaaacaggaggAGGTAGAACCTGCTAATAAGCACAGCGCCACATCCACGGACGTACCCCACAAGGTCAGCAAGTAAGTCACTGGCCCGCGCTCATTGCCCACTTCCTGTGATGCCGTGGCTTCCGTTTGTGTACtatttgtgtacgtgtgcatagGTGAGCGGACACACTCCTTAGCCCCTATCTGTTAAGCCTTACGGTCTGGTCTGGTCActacagtgtagtataatgggtaagtggttaaatgcctgtaatgtagtgtaatggtaTTGAATCCGGATCTGTAGCTGGGAGCACCGCAGGGCCATGAACACTCGACCCACAGACAGGAGGGTTTCGGTCGGCTTCTCGTCGTGTGCCGGTGACCCCAGCCCAATCGGTCAGCCGCTGGCGAGTCCGCCTGTTTTCACGTGAAGCAACGCACCTCTTCCTGCGGCTCATGTCATAATTATTGATGATTGACATTATGTCTGTGCGCTCCCAGAGGAGTTTGTGTGCTTGTCACGTGCTCCCACAAATCGGTAGCAGAGGCCACAGCGATGAGGGCTGATGTATGCATACGTTTGAGCATTACAAATTGgggcagaaagagaaaaggtATTTTATAGGCTGACAGACAGATAAGCAAATACCTTTATCTGCgactacccccaccccccagtgcaGCAGTGTTACACGTATTGAAACGCAGGGATAACCCACTGACCAGTAATACATGTATCCGTGTCACTTGTTGAAATAATTTAAGTACCTTTTAGGCCTGCATGCTTTTTGCAGTTATAAACactcttttctgtttcttctctctctctccctgtcactttccctccctccctccctctctctctctagggcTCAGGACGGTTTCAGCTTGCTCCTGCGTCGCCATGGCGGCTCGAAGAGAAACTCCCTCCTGCGCTGGTGTCAGAGTCGCACGCAGGGTTACAAGGTGACGGGGGGAGGCCTCGACTTGCAGGAAATAAGAGGGGAAGCACTCCCCTTTGTTAAATCACGCATCAGAAACCCTGTCTCTTCTTAAAGCAACTGAAACTTGACTCGCGGTTAATTATTTACTCTTCCTAATCAATGAATTGGCTAAACTTGGTCAACCGTGTTTGCTAGCAGCTATGACTTGACTGATAAAGAGCTGTATCATTTTAAGAATAAACAGTCACTCCCCGAActgtcaccccccctccccctaaacTTTATCCTCCCCCCAGTTAAAAGATCACTATTTGACCTCTGGGGGTTACAGATGTGAGGTGATGATAGAGGGTGGGGATTATATGCCACATATAAAGAGGGCAGtagtgtgggggggaggggcatgtgACTGTAGATCTGTACTGTGGTTTGCCTTTGTGTTGCAGACTTGTGTTGGCTGCAGCTGAGTCAGCagaaatgactgtttttttctctctgcagaacATTGATATCACCAACTTCAGCAGCAGCTGGTCTGACGGGTTGGCCTTTTGTGCAGTGTACCACACATACCTCCCCTCCCTCATCCCTTACTCCAGTCTATGCCCTGCAGACAGGGTAAGGGTGATAAGAAGTGGAAATTGGCTGTGGGTGCCTCAGAGGAAGCTCATGCTCTGAGAGTTCAAGAGCTATTtttctctctcggtctctcactacccccctctgtctctcactcgctcactctctctctctctctggtaccTCTCACTACATtgaaaattgtgctaattaaaaaacaaaatctcttgATGCTAATAActgtgatggtgatggtgaggacgatggtggtggtggtggtgatgatagTAATGATGATGACGTTATAGACAGTGACCTGAGGGTAATGACGATGATGACGGTTATCTCCGCAGAGGGAGAACCTGAGCCTGGCGTTCCGCACGGGGGAGAGCGTGGGGATCACGGCCTCGCTGGTGAGTCTCTCGGCTTGCGTCCCACGCAGACTGGAGCCCGACAGCCTGGAGCTTCTCCTCTGCTGCTGGCAGGGCAGCATGGCTAGGTTTCCATTTCTGATAAACCCATGTGTACCCACTGTAATGATGGTAAATTGGGGGGTTGCTGGTTGGTTCATCCTGCTAATACACTGCTCTGGTGTGTGGGTGCACCTTTGCTCTCTGCTGTCTGATCCTCACCATGCCAGTGCCAGTCGTGACTGACAGCTTCAGAGACCACACTTGATCCTTAGGATCCATTTTGTATGCTGGTGTTCATTCCTACCGTAATTGGAAACCCTGATCAGCATTGGGCTgataattgttcttaattaggcACCTAAtgtccactcactcactcactgtaaGGTCATATTGTCAAAAATAGCTATGTATGCCATGAAGAATATATATTCCACATTCACATCCCACAATGTTTAATCAGTTAGATTAactaatgcttttattttctgcaatgtGCTGTATGACAAATTactaattaattcattaataattgattttttataATCAATTATGGACTGACCAGCGAAGTTACCGCTGTCGAATTGTTGAAAGTGTGGTTACCTGGTCACTGACTAAACTATTTGTGAATAATATGACAGAGCAAAGTGCAATGAACTAAACCTGCATTCTGTTGGAATAAATGAGAGCACAGAATTAAGTTAGaatataaacactttttcaccaaCCTTAATTGATTGAAATATTGGCTGtgaccagcatacacagtgtcCACTACCGTAGACTGTTGATAATTGCCAGTGAGTAGGGTCAGCCTTGAAACAGTGACTACACAGCTCAGTTGGTGGACTGCAGAAAGAGAAGTTTAGAAGTTGCCCTCTCCCGAATTAACCAAGCACATTGCAGTGCTGAGACAAGGCTACGCATAGAGCTGGGCATAAAACAGGTTTcaaatatgttaaaaatgtgattgCTTAAGTGACTTGGTTgacctgtgtgtttttccagACAGTGGACGAGGTGTTGAGAAGGGGAGGTCCTGACTGGCAGAAGGTTCTGGGATACGTGGAGAGCATCTACCGCCATTTTGAGATGTAATTTTCTCCATTGCTCCGTGCCCGCAACAAAGGTTCCTCTGAGGTGATTTGTCCCCAGGGTTGGGACGCTGAAGGATTGACTACTGGCCATTTGAGGGATGAAACACAGACTGACCACTAGTGGGCAGTGCAGGGTGTTCATTTGGACTCTGATGACTAGAGCCCCCTTTCACTGGCCTGGAGGTGGAAGTACGAATTCTACTACCGTGAGTG carries:
- the si:ch211-195o20.7 gene encoding cytospin-A, translating into MGNFASKEGQVPTGGAHLDLYHSLPASPLAAKLQSTPLPLAPAPKKPDGLKLGSARGSHKERRPPTRSSSLTVTMKQGTQTGSDVDAVLSAPPSLASSPISESGHLDKDGGQKTPWAPGDGKGDGQEDRRGDISALRRLLLECRTSLDLSPEDDDDKDGTQGAADLLRCVLLERGELVKEVQSLKETLETERAEWLQFQSDLQVAVSVADRLHLEAQEELEKLRGDQEEKERQLATARERQLEAERELETARAELEESRRKVAALTVELGEPRGGTQARTGQVAGGGSAMVTDRSERKQGSGGGTESGLREGPVAEQPQVDGEGVSEASLQSTAPEEKNRGEGRNSPSAMRAVEQSRSLSRLPLPSSSTSTMNGISQATTTTSQGSLSKSWNPTRGKRADPALEGQETGSTEKQEEVEPANKHSATSTDVPHKVSKAQDGFSLLLRRHGGSKRNSLLRWCQSRTQGYKNIDITNFSSSWSDGLAFCAVYHTYLPSLIPYSSLCPADRRENLSLAFRTGESVGITASLTVDEVLRRGGPDWQKVLGYVESIYRHFEM